One window from the genome of Cryptomeria japonica chromosome 6, Sugi_1.0, whole genome shotgun sequence encodes:
- the LOC131051081 gene encoding uncharacterized protein LOC131051081 isoform X2, giving the protein MKPYRRDHFISSLRQVERRITSECPSKGIPNKGKLNLGNANEGFGRNPDKNFSRNFDVSPAKRQKMITNSEEKPVPTPPKFENDSKEIQSSMASPNTQFSFGSPILGYRAQVFMDASSSSGESEAAAEFLSHPSNQMWMNSSEEPETETWDECLDIGDSKYYTERESGGFDDIVDLCKLLKLDGDCLQAPQKSHQSLEMDEPSRVHMEYQISTFYSKVAQVKGPKSEEEVKALDAWIHHFVDRKKEPFRLAHLLLTKAASQHILEMRAFDLG; this is encoded by the exons ATGAAGCCTTACCGACGAGATCATTTCATCTCTTCTTTACGACAG GTAGAGCGCAGGATTACATCAGAATGCCCATCCAAAGGAATCCCAAACAAGGGAAAACTGAATTTAGGAAACGCAAATGAGGGTTTTGGAAGAAACCCCGACAAGAATTTTTCAAGAAACTTTGATGTTTCTCCTGCCAAAAGACAAAAAATGATTACAAATTCGGAAGAAAAACCTGTACCCACTCCTCCGAAATTtgaaaatgacagcaaggaaattcAGTCGAGCATGGCATCACCAAATACACAATTCAGTTTCGGGTCGCCAATTCTGGGCTATAGGGCACAGGTCTTCATGGACGCCTCGTCCTCTTCAGGTGAGAGTGAGGCAGCTGCAGAATTTCTTTCTCATCCTTCTAATCAAATGTGGATGAATTCATCAGAAGAACCAGAGACTGAAACCTGGGACGAGTGCCTAGATATTGGTGATAGCAAATATTATACAGAGAGAGAATCTGGAGGTTTTGACGACATAGTTGACCTATGTAAGCTTTTGAAGCTTGATGGGGACTGTTTACAGGCACCCCAAAAATCTCATCAGTCCCTTGAGATGGATGAACCCAGCAGGGTTCATATGGAGTATCAAATCTCTACGTTCTATTCTAAAGTTGCACAGGTGAAGGGGCCGAAATCAGAGGAGGAAGTTAAAGCTTTGGATGCATGGATCCATCATTTTGTAGATCGGAAGAAGGAACCATTCAGACTAGCTCACCTTCTCCTTACCAAGGCTGCTTCACAACATATATTAG AAATGAGGGCATTTGATCTTGGATAA
- the LOC131051081 gene encoding uncharacterized protein LOC131051081 isoform X1, with the protein MKPYRRDHFISSLRQVERRITSECPSKGIPNKGKLNLGNANEGFGRNPDKNFSRNFDVSPAKRQKMITNSEEKPVPTPPKFENDSKEIQSSMASPNTQFSFGSPILGYRAQVFMDASSSSGESEAAAEFLSHPSNQMWMNSSEEPETETWDECLDIGDSKYYTERESGGFDDIVDLCKLLKLDGDCLQAPQKSHQSLEMDEPSRVHMEYQISTFYSKVAQVKGPKSEEEVKALDAWIHHFVDRKKEPFRLAHLLLTKAASQHILGEMEFPETSQEFLVSWPSTCCKHLDCCR; encoded by the exons ATGAAGCCTTACCGACGAGATCATTTCATCTCTTCTTTACGACAG GTAGAGCGCAGGATTACATCAGAATGCCCATCCAAAGGAATCCCAAACAAGGGAAAACTGAATTTAGGAAACGCAAATGAGGGTTTTGGAAGAAACCCCGACAAGAATTTTTCAAGAAACTTTGATGTTTCTCCTGCCAAAAGACAAAAAATGATTACAAATTCGGAAGAAAAACCTGTACCCACTCCTCCGAAATTtgaaaatgacagcaaggaaattcAGTCGAGCATGGCATCACCAAATACACAATTCAGTTTCGGGTCGCCAATTCTGGGCTATAGGGCACAGGTCTTCATGGACGCCTCGTCCTCTTCAGGTGAGAGTGAGGCAGCTGCAGAATTTCTTTCTCATCCTTCTAATCAAATGTGGATGAATTCATCAGAAGAACCAGAGACTGAAACCTGGGACGAGTGCCTAGATATTGGTGATAGCAAATATTATACAGAGAGAGAATCTGGAGGTTTTGACGACATAGTTGACCTATGTAAGCTTTTGAAGCTTGATGGGGACTGTTTACAGGCACCCCAAAAATCTCATCAGTCCCTTGAGATGGATGAACCCAGCAGGGTTCATATGGAGTATCAAATCTCTACGTTCTATTCTAAAGTTGCACAGGTGAAGGGGCCGAAATCAGAGGAGGAAGTTAAAGCTTTGGATGCATGGATCCATCATTTTGTAGATCGGAAGAAGGAACCATTCAGACTAGCTCACCTTCTCCTTACCAAGGCTGCTTCACAACATATATTAGGTGAGATGGAATTCCCAGAAACTTCACAGGAGTTCTTGGTTAGTTGGCCTTCAACTTGTTGTAAGCATTTAGACTGTTGCAGATGA
- the LOC131051081 gene encoding uncharacterized protein LOC131051081 isoform X4 produces the protein MITNSEEKPVPTPPKFENDSKEIQSSMASPNTQFSFGSPILGYRAQVFMDASSSSGESEAAAEFLSHPSNQMWMNSSEEPETETWDECLDIGDSKYYTERESGGFDDIVDLCKLLKLDGDCLQAPQKSHQSLEMDEPSRVHMEYQISTFYSKVAQVKGPKSEEEVKALDAWIHHFVDRKKEPFRLAHLLLTKAASQHILGEMEFPETSQEFLVSWPSTCCKHLDCCR, from the coding sequence ATGATTACAAATTCGGAAGAAAAACCTGTACCCACTCCTCCGAAATTtgaaaatgacagcaaggaaattcAGTCGAGCATGGCATCACCAAATACACAATTCAGTTTCGGGTCGCCAATTCTGGGCTATAGGGCACAGGTCTTCATGGACGCCTCGTCCTCTTCAGGTGAGAGTGAGGCAGCTGCAGAATTTCTTTCTCATCCTTCTAATCAAATGTGGATGAATTCATCAGAAGAACCAGAGACTGAAACCTGGGACGAGTGCCTAGATATTGGTGATAGCAAATATTATACAGAGAGAGAATCTGGAGGTTTTGACGACATAGTTGACCTATGTAAGCTTTTGAAGCTTGATGGGGACTGTTTACAGGCACCCCAAAAATCTCATCAGTCCCTTGAGATGGATGAACCCAGCAGGGTTCATATGGAGTATCAAATCTCTACGTTCTATTCTAAAGTTGCACAGGTGAAGGGGCCGAAATCAGAGGAGGAAGTTAAAGCTTTGGATGCATGGATCCATCATTTTGTAGATCGGAAGAAGGAACCATTCAGACTAGCTCACCTTCTCCTTACCAAGGCTGCTTCACAACATATATTAGGTGAGATGGAATTCCCAGAAACTTCACAGGAGTTCTTGGTTAGTTGGCCTTCAACTTGTTGTAAGCATTTAGACTGTTGCAGATGA
- the LOC131051081 gene encoding uncharacterized protein LOC131051081 isoform X3 yields MKPYRRDHFISSLRQVERRITSECPSKGIPNKGKLNLGNANEGFGRNPDKNFSRNFDVSPAKRQKMITNSEEKPVPTPPKFENDSKEIQSSMASPNTQFSFGSPILGYRAQVFMDASSSSGESEAAAEFLSHPSNQMWMNSSEEPETETWDECLDIGDSKYYTERESGGFDDIVDLCKLLKLDGDCLQAPQKSHQSLEMDEPSRVHMEYQISTFYSKVAQVKGPKSEEEVKALDAWIHHFVDRKKEPFRLAHLLLTKAASQHILDNK; encoded by the exons ATGAAGCCTTACCGACGAGATCATTTCATCTCTTCTTTACGACAG GTAGAGCGCAGGATTACATCAGAATGCCCATCCAAAGGAATCCCAAACAAGGGAAAACTGAATTTAGGAAACGCAAATGAGGGTTTTGGAAGAAACCCCGACAAGAATTTTTCAAGAAACTTTGATGTTTCTCCTGCCAAAAGACAAAAAATGATTACAAATTCGGAAGAAAAACCTGTACCCACTCCTCCGAAATTtgaaaatgacagcaaggaaattcAGTCGAGCATGGCATCACCAAATACACAATTCAGTTTCGGGTCGCCAATTCTGGGCTATAGGGCACAGGTCTTCATGGACGCCTCGTCCTCTTCAGGTGAGAGTGAGGCAGCTGCAGAATTTCTTTCTCATCCTTCTAATCAAATGTGGATGAATTCATCAGAAGAACCAGAGACTGAAACCTGGGACGAGTGCCTAGATATTGGTGATAGCAAATATTATACAGAGAGAGAATCTGGAGGTTTTGACGACATAGTTGACCTATGTAAGCTTTTGAAGCTTGATGGGGACTGTTTACAGGCACCCCAAAAATCTCATCAGTCCCTTGAGATGGATGAACCCAGCAGGGTTCATATGGAGTATCAAATCTCTACGTTCTATTCTAAAGTTGCACAGGTGAAGGGGCCGAAATCAGAGGAGGAAGTTAAAGCTTTGGATGCATGGATCCATCATTTTGTAGATCGGAAGAAGGAACCATTCAGACTAGCTCACCTTCTCCTTACCAAGGCTGCTTCACAACATATATTAG